A segment of the Candidatus Hydrogenedentota bacterium genome:
CCAGGTCCATCCTGCGAAACCATTCGGCCCTGTCCTCCAGGTAAAGGGTCCACTCCGACGGCCAGAACGCCCCGCACATAAAGCGGAAGAAGGGGATTTTCCGCCGGGCCAGTTCATCCAGCCCCGTCTCAATGCCGGTGGTGTCCGGATTCTTCAGAAGACGCGCGAACACGTCAAAATAATTGACGCCTATGCCCCGCAGCGCGCTTGGATCCGCGGGCGCGGCGCCCTCCCCTGGGACGGCGAGACAGACAAAACACAACATCGCGGCAAGGACGAGGCTCCGTTTCATGTCATGCCCCGGACAGAAAGTTGATGCGGGCGTTCTCGCGGTCGCGCACCAGAATGAACCAGATCATCGTGGCCACGGCAAAGCCGAAGAGGGAGCCCATGATGGTGCAGTAGGGGAAGTGTGCGGCGGTGTAGACCCGTGTGTAGGCGTGGAACGCGGCCCAGCCCAGAAGCGCCACCCGTATCCCCCGCTGGCGGAAAACCCAGAAATACAGGCCGAGCAGGGTGAAGAACGACGAGGCGTGCCCGGAGATGTAGGAGTAGCTGCCCCGGACAATCTCGTCCTTCAGGATGCGCACCGACCCGTTCCACTCCTGGTAGTACTCGTGCAGGGGCCGGTGCCGCTGCACCGACGCCTTTATGTAGTCCTCACCAATAACGTTGGTGAACACCACCGCGAGCAGGGCCAGCCAGAAGGCCCACATCAGCCGGCGCTGGTCCTCGCCGGACATGCGGACATAGAGCCGCCCCATGAAGTAAAAGGCCGCATAAAACGCAATGGCCAGGGGAATGAAGACAATCTTATACTCGTATTCGGGCCACCAGAAAATTTTCCAGTTGTGGACAAACAGGCCCGCGCCGTGCCACAGGGCGAAAAAGACGCCCAAACCGTGAAAAACCCGTGCCATGATTTCCCCGCGCCGCGCGCTGCCCCGCGCGATGAAATAGCCGATTTGCCAGGCCAGGGTCACAAGAACGAAGAAATAGGTGTCGAAGTCCGTGGAGAGAATCACCAGTTCGTCCAGCACGGGGACATACCGGTCCGGATTGCCCAGCAGAAGTAGTTTGATATCCCATTGGGAATCCGCAAAGATGCCCAGCACATAGGTGAAGAGGTAAAGCAGTCCAAAGAGAACCAGAAACAGGGCCCAGCGCTTTGCCGTGTCCAGGGCGCCCCCCCCTTCCCGCTCCGTAATGGCGGCCGCAGTCAGCACGATGACACTGGTGAACCACGGCACCTCCGTGAAAACCCCCATTACCAGCCTGGCCAGGCAAAGCAGGGCACACAGGGACAAAAAATGGGTCCA
Coding sequences within it:
- a CDS encoding phosphatase PAP2 family protein produces the protein MSAITDTHPGPAQRWGFFLAVYALFCAAAAVMGVFRDGPWMAALILLIPALVADRNAASTGDLAKRWTHFLSLCALLCLARLVMGVFTEVPWFTSVIVLTAAAITEREGGGALDTAKRWALFLVLFGLLYLFTYVLGIFADSQWDIKLLLLGNPDRYVPVLDELVILSTDFDTYFFVLVTLAWQIGYFIARGSARRGEIMARVFHGLGVFFALWHGAGLFVHNWKIFWWPEYEYKIVFIPLAIAFYAAFYFMGRLYVRMSGEDQRRLMWAFWLALLAVVFTNVIGEDYIKASVQRHRPLHEYYQEWNGSVRILKDEIVRGSYSYISGHASSFFTLLGLYFWVFRQRGIRVALLGWAAFHAYTRVYTAAHFPYCTIMGSLFGFAVATMIWFILVRDRENARINFLSGA